A genomic region of Ignavibacteria bacterium contains the following coding sequences:
- a CDS encoding MFS transporter, with protein MDNWKSNLYIIWLGQFIAMLGMSMVVPFLPLYIRELGLTDNQEIAKWSGFVFSGPFLFSFLLVPLWGFLGDKYGRKLMVIRALFGLAIAQIFIGFSQNVYHLLIGRLIQGMVSGFVPAAMALVASTTPKEKTGYALGLLQTATSGGTVLGPFVGGLLADHIGIRPIFFITASLCFLSALLVIIRVKEDRSKTTSSDGSLKNNYIFVFRSSQLRLIILMIVFVQISIAFNQPLFTLYAETLHIDKRFIASIAGLLYGIMGVFTMIGSPFWGKYNEKHLVNKSFAIASFAAAFSYSLHYFIYNPFLLGFVRSILGIALGGLLPVLYTLVSLNSPIQRRGGIMGIASSAQVLGNLLGPTLSGMIASQIGIRPVFLVSAFILFCVGAVGNRKIVVD; from the coding sequence ATGGATAATTGGAAAAGTAACTTATACATAATCTGGTTGGGTCAATTTATTGCAATGCTTGGAATGAGCATGGTTGTTCCTTTCCTTCCACTTTACATTCGTGAACTTGGATTAACTGATAATCAGGAAATTGCAAAATGGAGCGGATTTGTTTTCTCTGGACCATTTTTGTTTTCTTTTCTGCTTGTTCCATTATGGGGATTTTTAGGAGATAAGTACGGCAGAAAATTGATGGTTATTCGTGCTTTGTTCGGGCTTGCTATTGCACAAATTTTTATTGGGTTTTCTCAAAATGTTTATCATTTATTGATTGGCAGATTAATCCAAGGAATGGTGAGCGGTTTTGTCCCAGCAGCGATGGCTCTTGTCGCTTCAACTACTCCAAAAGAAAAAACTGGATATGCGCTTGGATTATTGCAGACGGCAACTTCAGGAGGAACCGTTCTTGGTCCTTTTGTTGGAGGACTTTTAGCTGATCACATTGGAATTAGACCAATATTTTTTATTACTGCATCATTATGCTTTCTAAGTGCTTTGCTTGTTATTATTAGAGTTAAGGAAGACAGAAGTAAAACCACATCAAGTGATGGAAGCCTTAAAAATAATTACATTTTCGTTTTTCGATCTTCTCAGCTCAGATTAATCATTTTAATGATTGTCTTTGTACAGATTTCAATTGCATTTAATCAACCGCTTTTTACACTTTATGCAGAAACTCTACACATCGACAAAAGATTTATCGCATCAATCGCTGGACTGCTTTATGGTATAATGGGAGTATTCACAATGATTGGTTCACCATTTTGGGGAAAGTATAATGAAAAGCATCTTGTGAACAAATCATTTGCAATTGCATCATTTGCAGCGGCATTCAGTTATAGTTTACACTATTTTATTTACAATCCATTTTTACTTGGATTTGTGAGATCAATCCTTGGAATTGCGCTTGGTGGATTGCTTCCAGTTCTTTACACACTTGTGAGTTTAAATTCTCCCATACAGAGACGAGGCGGTATTATGGGAATTGCAAGCAGTGCGCAAGTTTTAGGGAATCTTTTGGGTCCAACTTTGAGCGGGATGATTGCATCTCAAATTGGAATTCGTCCTGTTTTTTTAGTTTCTGCGTTTATACTCTTTTGTGTAGGAGCAGTTGGAAATAGAAAAATAGTAGTTGATTAA
- a CDS encoding SpoIIE family protein phosphatase, whose amino-acid sequence MPENLTNQNSSIYKHNLETLIDYTLTINSFKDIDHIANHLLLTLMGKFLISRIALFIVNENEFSLVKSKGIIVDSEFSKIEINEKGISDNPKVLELLELYNLKHIKELRLNEKLLGIIFYQFHNSKSNLTKEESDLFESIISLTAVVIENVMMINRLDAANRKLQQKISQTRSLFELSKEFSLLLNESDVYKFLSYTVMGNFMITRFALIGIDGNKKEIIGSNFENEKLLNLIEKLSYEAISLIITKENTQLIDSTQELGISLIIPLEIKNKITGLMICGDRLTKTPFTEDEIEFLQSLGSIAAISLENIKLFREMIEKQKIEEDIRIAREIQKNLFPKSFPQSNAFELFGMNLPSKKVGGDYFDCFRISDDKLLILISDVVGKGIPASLIMSNLQAMIKTIASKNFEIKEATQDINNLMKKNLTTGNFITFFWGILDEQKRTLEYVNAGHNPPFLIRQNHIKKLDKGGIILGILEALSPYESEIVKLQTGDLICLYTDGFIEATDQNENEFSEERFIESLIKYNNYPPEIITNKLIDDVLTFSSNKSELDDLTILLIKVK is encoded by the coding sequence ATGCCTGAAAATCTTACTAATCAAAATTCATCAATCTACAAACACAACCTTGAGACTTTAATCGATTACACTCTTACGATAAACTCATTCAAAGACATCGATCACATTGCAAACCATCTTCTTTTAACTTTGATGGGGAAGTTTCTTATCTCAAGAATAGCTTTGTTTATTGTTAACGAAAATGAATTTTCTCTCGTAAAGAGCAAAGGAATTATAGTTGACAGTGAATTTTCTAAAATTGAAATTAACGAAAAGGGAATTTCAGATAATCCGAAAGTCTTAGAACTATTAGAACTCTATAATCTCAAACACATCAAAGAATTAAGACTTAATGAAAAACTTCTGGGAATTATTTTCTACCAATTTCATAATTCTAAATCAAACTTAACTAAAGAGGAATCTGATCTTTTTGAAAGCATTATCTCGCTAACTGCTGTTGTAATTGAAAATGTGATGATGATTAACAGATTAGATGCTGCGAATCGAAAACTTCAGCAAAAAATTTCTCAAACTAGATCTCTGTTCGAATTGAGCAAAGAATTTTCATTGCTTTTGAATGAAAGTGATGTCTATAAGTTTTTGAGCTACACGGTTATGGGCAACTTTATGATTACTCGTTTTGCTTTAATTGGTATTGATGGAAACAAAAAAGAAATAATAGGTTCGAATTTTGAAAACGAAAAATTATTAAACTTGATTGAGAAATTAAGTTACGAAGCTATTAGTCTGATCATAACGAAAGAAAACACTCAATTAATAGACTCAACTCAAGAGTTAGGTATTTCATTGATTATCCCGCTTGAAATAAAGAATAAAATAACCGGCTTGATGATCTGCGGTGACCGACTTACAAAAACTCCTTTTACAGAAGATGAAATTGAGTTTTTACAATCCTTAGGCAGTATAGCCGCAATTTCACTTGAAAACATTAAACTTTTCAGGGAAATGATTGAAAAACAAAAAATAGAAGAAGACATAAGAATTGCTCGTGAAATCCAGAAAAACCTTTTTCCAAAATCATTTCCTCAATCAAATGCTTTTGAATTGTTTGGAATGAATTTGCCTTCAAAAAAAGTTGGGGGCGATTACTTTGATTGTTTCAGAATCAGTGATGATAAATTATTAATTCTGATTTCTGATGTGGTTGGAAAAGGAATTCCTGCTTCTCTTATAATGTCAAATCTTCAAGCAATGATAAAAACTATAGCGAGTAAAAATTTTGAAATCAAAGAAGCCACACAAGATATAAACAACTTAATGAAAAAAAATTTGACCACTGGAAACTTCATCACTTTCTTCTGGGGAATTTTGGATGAACAAAAGAGAACACTTGAGTATGTAAACGCAGGACATAATCCTCCATTTCTAATCAGACAAAATCATATTAAAAAACTTGATAAAGGAGGAATAATCTTAGGAATATTAGAAGCCCTTTCACCATACGAAAGTGAAATCGTCAAACTACAGACTGGAGATTTGATTTGTCTTTACACTGATGGATTTATTGAGGCAACCGATCAAAATGAAAATGAATTTTCAGAAGAACGGTTCATCGAAAGTTTGATTAAATATAACAATTACCCTCCCGAAATTATTACAAACAAATTAATTGACGATGTCCTCACTTTTTCTTCCAACAAAAGCGAACTTGATGACTTAACCATTCTCCTCATTAAGGTTAAATAA
- a CDS encoding ATP-binding protein: MVNAKTKTFKSQTKNLILIREFVMDFLSSNNVSKEDMEKIILAIDEACTNKIKHAYKFDETQDIILKLKFIDDKFIAEISDFGLPFNPGEIPVPNLKENYINKKSGGYGIFLMRQLMDSVDYEFNPNGENKIILTKKLKSSNA; this comes from the coding sequence TTGGTAAACGCCAAAACCAAAACATTTAAAAGCCAGACAAAAAATTTAATTCTCATTCGAGAATTTGTAATGGACTTTTTGTCTTCAAATAATGTATCAAAAGAAGATATGGAGAAAATCATTCTTGCAATTGATGAAGCTTGCACGAATAAAATTAAACACGCATATAAATTCGACGAAACCCAGGACATAATACTAAAATTGAAATTTATTGATGATAAATTCATTGCAGAAATTTCTGACTTTGGCTTACCATTTAATCCGGGAGAAATACCAGTTCCAAACTTGAAAGAAAATTATATCAACAAAAAATCTGGCGGATACGGAATATTCCTAATGCGTCAATTAATGGATAGTGTTGATTATGAATTCAATCCCAACGGCGAAAACAAGATCATTCTAACTAAAAAACTTAAATCCTCCAATGCCTGA
- a CDS encoding STAS domain-containing protein, giving the protein MNEFDLIHRSFEDVNIIELKGYLDAHTAPKLEEAISNLVNNNRYKIIVNFSNLDYISSAGLGVFMAYIETIRSKGGDIKFSSMNEKIYNIFDLIGFTKIYEFHKTDEEAIQKFALSEK; this is encoded by the coding sequence ATGAACGAATTTGATTTAATTCACCGAAGTTTTGAAGATGTCAACATTATTGAACTCAAGGGTTATTTAGATGCACATACAGCTCCAAAACTTGAAGAAGCAATCTCAAATCTTGTAAATAACAATCGCTATAAAATAATCGTAAACTTTTCTAATCTCGATTACATAAGCAGTGCGGGACTCGGTGTTTTTATGGCGTACATTGAAACAATTAGAAGTAAAGGTGGAGACATAAAATTTTCTTCTATGAATGAAAAAATTTACAACATATTCGACTTGATTGGATTTACTAAGATTTATGAATTTCATAAAACAGATGAAGAAGCTATTCAAAAATTTGCTTTAAGTGAGAAATAA
- a CDS encoding SpoIIE family protein phosphatase produces the protein MRLLTSRIKNLFFVSRYSYTILIVLFILYILLRSFFLFKENFLISFLSDLILIPLVYSLVKYLLKFQEKKNFSQIQILFGFIIFEILFILISETSLYILSPILKDLKNIIIKPTIFIGLISGAYTILYLIFVSIILAIITILFFTKRRKNIDRNYRITIIFFILSALSSNLEKYYNLDFIKYTLITLTVIFFIWMSYQNKWVIYLNKQDKLKVIGLCIALLFIVIFSLIISEKDNQINDLIVIFSNATVTAYNMIFAMALVYSIILLILTIFQLPATEVLEKKTSEIESLQNLSQMISKVLDIDELIAFIIQTIEKITGSRDVYICLMDSKNDCNFYTADQNSKDLIDILKNKVFSLIQSQVTKRSLEIDVTDFFTEFNPKIDKLISIPLVYNQDTLGYILIGKDKNSILDEDDLNTLKSIGEYSVVAIQNYRLLQKSIEKERLERELEVAREVQKKLIPEKTPLIESLDVSFAFIPAFEVGGDYIDYFKLDEDNFGFIVADVSGKGISAAFYMAEVKGIFESLSKILINPKDILIQANKILSKSLDKKSFVSAVYATINSKSGLVKIARAGHCPILFLNNSKLIELKPSGIAIGLDVGNLYENYLEEISFQLQKNDLLLFYTDGVTEARNNRLEEFGTEQLNLIVSQSVNETSYMVIQKIIEKLTIFSKDYPQHDDITLLAIKYLGDKNERI, from the coding sequence ATGAGACTACTTACAAGTAGAATAAAAAATTTATTTTTCGTCAGCAGGTATTCTTATACCATATTAATCGTATTATTTATCCTTTACATTCTTTTAAGATCATTTTTCTTATTCAAAGAAAATTTCTTGATTTCATTTCTCAGTGACTTAATTTTAATTCCATTGGTCTATTCTCTTGTAAAGTATCTTTTAAAGTTTCAGGAGAAAAAAAATTTTTCTCAGATACAAATCTTATTTGGTTTTATAATTTTTGAAATCCTTTTTATTCTCATCTCAGAAACATCTCTTTACATTTTAAGCCCAATCCTGAAAGACCTCAAAAATATTATCATAAAACCAACAATATTCATCGGGTTAATTTCAGGAGCTTACACAATTCTGTATCTTATTTTTGTTTCTATAATTCTCGCCATTATAACAATTCTTTTTTTCACCAAACGAAGAAAAAATATTGATAGAAATTACAGGATAACGATCATCTTTTTCATTCTATCAGCACTCAGCAGTAATCTTGAAAAGTATTATAACTTAGATTTTATAAAATACACTCTGATTACATTAACTGTAATCTTTTTTATCTGGATGTCCTACCAGAATAAATGGGTAATCTATCTCAATAAGCAAGATAAACTAAAAGTCATTGGTCTTTGTATTGCCCTGCTTTTTATTGTAATCTTTTCTCTTATCATATCTGAAAAAGATAATCAAATTAATGATCTGATTGTAATTTTTTCTAATGCAACAGTAACCGCATACAATATGATTTTTGCAATGGCGTTAGTTTATTCAATAATACTTCTTATACTTACAATCTTTCAGCTACCTGCAACTGAAGTCTTGGAAAAGAAAACATCTGAAATCGAATCACTCCAAAATTTATCGCAAATGATTTCAAAAGTTCTGGATATCGATGAATTAATTGCTTTTATTATTCAAACCATAGAAAAAATCACAGGGTCAAGGGATGTTTATATTTGTTTAATGGACTCAAAGAATGATTGTAATTTTTATACAGCCGATCAAAATAGTAAAGACCTAATAGATATTTTGAAAAATAAAGTTTTTTCATTGATCCAGAGCCAGGTCACAAAGAGGAGTCTTGAGATTGATGTGACTGATTTCTTTACTGAATTTAATCCCAAGATTGATAAACTTATAAGCATTCCTCTGGTTTATAATCAAGATACGCTGGGTTACATTTTAATTGGTAAAGATAAAAACTCAATTTTAGATGAAGATGACTTGAACACGCTAAAAAGCATTGGCGAGTATTCAGTTGTGGCAATTCAAAATTACAGACTTCTTCAAAAATCAATTGAGAAAGAAAGACTCGAACGAGAACTCGAAGTTGCTCGAGAAGTTCAAAAAAAGTTAATACCAGAAAAAACGCCATTAATTGAATCTCTGGATGTCTCATTTGCTTTTATTCCTGCATTCGAAGTCGGTGGTGATTACATTGATTATTTTAAGCTTGACGAAGATAATTTTGGGTTTATCGTTGCAGATGTAAGTGGTAAAGGAATTTCTGCTGCTTTTTATATGGCAGAAGTTAAAGGGATTTTTGAATCACTTTCGAAAATCTTAATCAACCCGAAAGACATTTTAATTCAAGCCAATAAAATTTTAAGTAAAAGTCTGGACAAAAAAAGTTTTGTAAGCGCAGTTTACGCTACAATTAATTCAAAATCTGGTTTAGTAAAGATTGCGAGAGCTGGACATTGCCCAATTTTGTTTTTAAACAATTCAAAATTAATTGAGTTAAAACCTTCAGGAATTGCAATCGGACTTGATGTTGGAAACTTATATGAAAATTATCTTGAAGAAATTTCTTTTCAGCTTCAAAAAAATGATCTTTTACTTTTTTATACTGACGGAGTGACTGAGGCACGAAATAATCGATTAGAAGAGTTTGGAACTGAACAATTAAACCTAATTGTTAGTCAATCAGTTAACGAAACAAGTTATATGGTCATTCAAAAAATCATTGAAAAATTAACAATATTCTCAAAAGATTATCCGCAACACGACGATATAACCTTATTAGCAATAAAATATCTTGGAGATAAAAATGAACGAATTTGA
- a CDS encoding MATE family efflux transporter translates to MMSLLPKKFFANKILEIALPALAGLSSHILISLVDTAMVGRLENAKENLAAMGLGVLATWAIVSFFSSFSTGTHILVAKKEGEHDYSTCKRILNNSLILGFFTGLVFGSLIFLIAPHFSYLIAKDPVVEKLTSDYIGFRFLGLPFFLMIVAFRGFFFGIGHTKIFMISGIILNVVNIFFNWVLIFGNLGAPKLGLKGAALASSISTVVDFFFYLFVTTLNYYRKRYRTKKFFELDKEIVKSIIKLSLPVSFQNIFILVGFLVFIALIGFYGTLQQAATQAVISMVFLSLLPCFAFGIAAQTLVGNSLGINKFKLAEIYGKESIKLLTIFTYSLALIYIFIPETVLLIITNDRLIIQTASPILKIAGISQIFYGIAIVLAYVLQAANQSFFVMKAEVLTNWFIFLPLAYLSAVVFKLNFIITWLSLPIYIFIYTLILYYKFRNGSWKTRLIYETTYK, encoded by the coding sequence ATAATGAGTCTTTTGCCAAAAAAATTTTTTGCAAATAAAATTTTAGAGATTGCTTTACCCGCATTAGCTGGACTTTCTAGTCATATACTTATCTCGCTTGTCGATACAGCGATGGTAGGGCGACTTGAAAATGCAAAAGAAAATCTTGCTGCTATGGGGTTAGGTGTTCTTGCAACCTGGGCAATTGTAAGCTTTTTTTCAAGTTTCAGTACAGGAACACACATTCTGGTCGCAAAAAAAGAAGGTGAACATGATTATTCAACCTGTAAAAGAATATTAAATAATTCATTAATTCTTGGATTTTTCACAGGGCTGGTTTTTGGATCATTAATTTTTTTGATAGCTCCTCATTTTTCTTATTTAATTGCTAAAGATCCAGTTGTAGAAAAATTAACAAGCGATTACATAGGCTTTAGATTTTTGGGATTACCGTTCTTTTTAATGATTGTTGCTTTTCGTGGATTCTTTTTTGGAATTGGACATACTAAAATTTTCATGATATCCGGAATTATTCTGAATGTTGTTAACATCTTTTTTAATTGGGTCCTGATTTTTGGAAATCTTGGTGCACCTAAGCTTGGATTGAAAGGTGCTGCTTTAGCTTCCTCAATCTCAACGGTTGTCGATTTTTTCTTCTATCTTTTTGTAACAACTTTGAATTACTATCGAAAAAGGTATCGAACAAAAAAATTCTTTGAGCTCGATAAAGAAATTGTGAAATCAATAATTAAATTATCTTTACCAGTGTCTTTCCAAAATATTTTTATTTTAGTTGGATTTTTAGTTTTCATTGCTTTGATTGGATTTTATGGTACACTACAACAAGCAGCAACGCAAGCAGTTATTTCAATGGTTTTTTTGTCGTTGCTTCCTTGCTTTGCATTTGGTATTGCAGCACAAACTCTGGTTGGGAATAGTCTTGGAATAAATAAATTTAAATTAGCGGAGATTTACGGGAAAGAATCGATTAAATTACTGACAATTTTTACTTATTCACTTGCATTAATTTATATATTTATACCTGAAACTGTTTTGCTTATCATTACAAATGACAGATTAATAATTCAAACAGCTTCACCTATTTTGAAAATTGCAGGCATTTCACAAATATTTTATGGAATTGCAATTGTCCTTGCCTATGTTTTGCAAGCTGCCAATCAATCATTTTTTGTGATGAAAGCCGAAGTCTTAACTAATTGGTTTATCTTTCTCCCTCTTGCTTACTTATCTGCTGTAGTTTTTAAACTCAATTTTATCATTACATGGTTAAGCTTACCAATATATATCTTTATTTACACTTTGATCCTGTATTATAAATTTCGAAACGGAAGCTGGAAGACCAGGTTAATTTATGAGACTACTTACAAGTAG
- a CDS encoding T9SS type A sorting domain-containing protein yields the protein MKKFLLLYSILLLISFNLKAQVVWDSSWYCAYATWDHPDANATGYNTASVAVFAPNTFVAVINRPSNNTAYLVGYRNADSSNGRLGTYGYGTTGVGGFRMQWISGFDVVEMLRPWDIAGKWGDTLIYVANNDTVERNILVFSLGQDSVYSTDFRMATLDNKPIFGIDVDAAGRVYVTKEGNETNEYGRVLIYNSIQDDPGWSGLHYSQPLQIITVPELGYIRGVAVSPDGKLIYVSNYSQRKVYCYVGSPTQGYTLYNGFNFTITDTIPNAAGKRPGPLNLKFMPEKNILLVAVDSLLGGSSSYPYGRVYFVNPNTGEVIDTIDAAAWNFYITGAYNNRGADGKQGNVSGYTSLYGVDCDNEFNVYTVSYYGWTVDKWIHTFDLPTIPITILNVEKTDVIPENFDLKQNYPNPFNPQTTIEFSLVERSKVSLVVYNAIGEVVAELISNSEFDAGTYKFTFDASKLSSGTYFYSLINGSNKITKKMTLIK from the coding sequence ATGAAAAAATTTTTACTACTTTATTCAATTCTTCTATTAATTAGTTTTAACTTGAAAGCACAGGTAGTCTGGGATTCATCCTGGTATTGTGCTTACGCAACCTGGGACCATCCAGATGCTAATGCGACGGGTTATAATACAGCCAGTGTTGCAGTTTTTGCACCTAATACTTTTGTCGCTGTTATAAACAGACCTTCAAACAATACAGCATATCTGGTAGGATATAGAAATGCCGATTCTTCCAATGGACGTTTAGGAACATATGGTTATGGAACAACAGGTGTTGGTGGTTTTCGAATGCAATGGATTAGTGGATTTGATGTTGTAGAAATGTTGCGTCCATGGGATATTGCTGGAAAATGGGGCGACACTTTGATTTATGTTGCTAATAATGATACAGTTGAAAGAAATATTTTGGTTTTCTCGCTTGGGCAGGATTCGGTTTATTCAACTGATTTTAGAATGGCAACATTAGACAACAAACCAATTTTTGGAATTGATGTAGATGCAGCTGGAAGAGTATATGTAACTAAAGAAGGAAATGAAACAAATGAATATGGCAGAGTTTTAATTTATAATTCGATTCAAGATGATCCAGGCTGGAGTGGATTGCACTATTCTCAACCGCTTCAAATTATTACGGTTCCAGAATTGGGCTACATCCGTGGTGTTGCGGTTTCACCAGATGGCAAGTTGATTTATGTCTCCAATTACTCACAAAGAAAAGTTTATTGTTATGTTGGAAGTCCAACTCAAGGATATACACTTTACAACGGATTTAATTTTACAATTACCGATACCATTCCAAATGCTGCTGGTAAAAGACCTGGTCCACTTAATCTTAAATTTATGCCTGAGAAAAATATTTTGCTTGTAGCTGTTGATTCATTATTAGGAGGAAGCAGCTCATATCCTTATGGAAGAGTTTATTTCGTTAATCCAAATACGGGTGAAGTAATTGATACCATAGATGCTGCAGCCTGGAATTTCTACATAACAGGTGCTTATAATAATCGTGGTGCTGATGGTAAACAAGGAAATGTATCAGGTTATACTTCTCTTTATGGTGTCGATTGTGATAATGAATTTAATGTTTATACAGTTTCTTATTATGGTTGGACAGTTGATAAATGGATTCATACATTCGATTTACCAACAATTCCAATCACAATTTTGAATGTCGAAAAAACAGATGTTATTCCAGAGAACTTTGACCTAAAACAGAATTATCCAAATCCATTCAATCCACAAACTACTATTGAATTTTCACTGGTTGAAAGATCAAAGGTCTCTTTAGTCGTTTATAATGCTATTGGAGAAGTTGTTGCAGAATTAATTTCAAATTCTGAATTCGATGCAGGCACTTACAAATTTACCTTTGATGCATCTAAACTTTCTTCAGGCACTTATTTCTATTCATTGATTAATGGGTCTAATAAGATCACAAAGAAAATGACTTTAATCAAATAA